A single region of the Lathamus discolor isolate bLatDis1 chromosome 13, bLatDis1.hap1, whole genome shotgun sequence genome encodes:
- the LOC136021387 gene encoding GTP-binding protein Rhes-like yields the protein MSLVVKEKNHVRLVFLGAAGVGKTALIRRFLMDTFEPKHRRTVEELHSKEYEVSGATVKVEILDTSGSYSFPAMRKLSIQNSDAFALVYAVDDAESFESVKSLREEILEVKEDKFPPIVVVGNKAESGSERQVPVEDALSLVELDWNSRFVETSAKDNENVLEVFRQLLQQANLPGRLSPALCKRRETLPKEQALRPPMNKTNSCSVC from the coding sequence ATGTCCCTGGTGGTGAAGGAAAAGAACCATGTGCGGTTGGTCTTCTTGGGTGCTGCCGGCGTGGGCAAGACAGCCCTCATCCGCCGCTTCCTGATGGACACCTTCGAGCCCAAGCACCGGCGCACGGTGGAGGAGCTGCACAGCAAGGAGTATGAGGTGAGCGGGGCCACGGTCAAGGTGGAAATCCTGGACACCAGTGGCAGCTACTCCTTCCCGGCCATGAGGAAGCTCTCCATCCAGAACAGCGATGCCTTCGCCCTGGTCTACGCCGTAGATGACGCCGAGTCCTTTGAGAGCGTCAAGAGCTTGCGGGAGGAGATCCTGGAGGTGAAGGAAGACAAATTCCCTCCCATCGTGGTGGTCGGCAACAAGGCGGAGAGCGGCAGCGAGCGGCAGGTGCCGGTGGAGGATGCTCTGTCGCTGGTGGAGCTGGACTGGAACAGCCGCTTCGTGGAGACGTCGGCCAAGGACAACGAGAACGTGCTGGAGGTgttcaggcagctgctgcagcaagccAACCTGCCCGGCCGGCTCAGCCCCGCGCTCTGCAAGAGGAGGGAGACGCTGCCCAAGGAGCAGGCACTGAGGCCTCCCATGAACAAGACCAACAGCTGCTCCGTGTGCTGA